Proteins encoded together in one Variovorax paradoxus EPS window:
- a CDS encoding response regulator transcription factor has protein sequence MSTGKADPAAAAAAAAAGTFGHLFNEAREDELAALMFSMERSHSPGASRIARHMLALIAAAAKSRPPSAIATKPRTGAAPPAANVSLSPRELQVLQLVSQGLSNRRIAEALSRSANTIDTQIKSIYRKLDVNSRTRAVRAAMEQGLLSWDGSRPQ, from the coding sequence ATGTCCACAGGAAAAGCCGATCCCGCAGCCGCAGCCGCAGCCGCCGCCGCCGGTACCTTCGGTCATCTCTTCAACGAGGCCCGCGAGGACGAACTGGCCGCCCTGATGTTTTCCATGGAGCGCAGCCATTCGCCCGGCGCCTCGCGCATCGCGCGCCACATGCTGGCGTTGATCGCGGCGGCCGCGAAATCCCGGCCTCCCTCGGCCATTGCAACGAAGCCGCGCACGGGCGCCGCGCCGCCGGCGGCGAACGTTTCGCTGTCTCCGCGAGAACTGCAGGTGCTGCAACTGGTGTCGCAGGGCCTGAGCAACCGCCGGATCGCCGAGGCGCTCAGCCGTTCGGCCAACACCATCGACACGCAGATCAAGAGCATCTACCGCAAGCTGGACGTCAATTCGCGGACCCGGGCGGTGCGCGCGGCGATGGAGCAGGGGCTGCTCAGCTGGGACGGCAGCCGTCCGCAGTAA